A DNA window from Pseudomonas resinovorans NBRC 106553 contains the following coding sequences:
- a CDS encoding arginyltransferase: MTELARLKFYATQPHPCSYLPEEQATTLFLDPSQPMDVEVYAELSEMGFRRSGDHLYRPHCQRCNACVPARIPADQFIPNRQQKRILKRNADLSVAAVRPTFTEEYYALYVRYIEQRHADGDMYPPSRDQFSTFLVRDLPFSRFYEIRLGGELKAVAVTDVLPNGLSAVYTFYDPAEERRSLGRFAILWQIGEAARLGLQAVYLGYWIKNCRKMNYKTQYRPIELFVNQRWVTLS; the protein is encoded by the coding sequence ATGACCGAGCTGGCTCGTCTCAAGTTTTACGCCACTCAGCCGCATCCATGCAGCTACCTGCCCGAGGAACAGGCCACTACGCTGTTCCTCGACCCCAGCCAGCCCATGGACGTGGAAGTCTATGCCGAACTATCGGAGATGGGCTTTCGCCGCAGCGGCGACCATCTCTACCGACCGCACTGCCAGCGCTGCAATGCCTGCGTCCCGGCGCGCATCCCCGCCGACCAGTTCATCCCCAACCGCCAGCAGAAGCGCATCCTCAAGCGCAACGCCGACCTCAGCGTGGCAGCCGTGCGCCCGACCTTCACCGAGGAGTACTACGCGCTGTACGTCCGCTACATCGAGCAGCGCCATGCCGACGGCGACATGTACCCGCCGAGCCGCGACCAGTTCTCCACCTTCCTGGTGCGCGACCTGCCCTTTTCGCGCTTCTACGAGATCCGCCTGGGCGGGGAGCTCAAGGCCGTAGCGGTGACGGACGTACTTCCCAACGGACTTTCCGCTGTCTACACCTTCTACGACCCAGCCGAAGAACGCCGCAGCCTGGGCCGCTTCGCCATCCTCTGGCAGATCGGCGAAGCCGCGCGGCTTGGCCTGCAAGCCGTCTATCTGGGGTACTGGATCAAGAACTGCAGGAAGATGAATTACAAGACCCAGTACCGCCCCATCGAACTGTTCGTCAACCAGCGATGGGTGACGCTCAGCTGA